One genomic segment of Blastopirellula marina includes these proteins:
- a CDS encoding sugar phosphate isomerase/epimerase family protein, with product MTTSQVILTGFADESANQKTAEQQFSAFAALGLEYYSIRFIDVGNGIKNVMDLTKAEIAKLRTMEGEYGLNVSSLGSPIGKVKLLDQEDGTKNRFVPFKKYLEKDVAKACELAHAFETKLIRGFSFYHPKGTDPKDHISQAVDQLGQIAEACHRSDLTFGLEVEANLIGQNGDILAEIHKKVNHPAMMLIFDAGNLVCQGYTPDEVYDQYVAMKPGMGWMHVKDYKITKPVGEKGHIDEDALKNFVPSDLGDSAYERIMRDFALSIPKLEKKLKKRGIPGVFCDLEPHVKGGGQFGGFSGPDGFGVALRGFCRVLDFAGVGYHLRDFDDVIAARGF from the coding sequence ATGACCACGTCCCAAGTGATATTGACCGGTTTTGCTGACGAATCAGCCAATCAGAAGACGGCCGAACAACAGTTCAGTGCGTTTGCTGCTTTGGGGCTGGAATACTACAGCATTCGCTTCATCGACGTCGGCAACGGCATCAAGAATGTCATGGACCTGACCAAGGCCGAGATCGCCAAACTGCGAACCATGGAAGGTGAGTACGGCCTGAACGTTTCGTCCCTCGGCTCGCCGATCGGCAAGGTCAAGCTGTTGGATCAGGAAGACGGCACCAAGAACCGCTTCGTTCCTTTCAAGAAGTACCTGGAGAAGGACGTCGCCAAGGCCTGCGAACTGGCTCATGCGTTCGAGACCAAGTTGATTCGTGGCTTCTCTTTCTATCATCCGAAGGGAACCGACCCGAAAGACCACATCTCCCAGGCCGTCGATCAACTGGGACAAATTGCCGAGGCCTGTCACCGCAGCGACCTCACCTTTGGCCTGGAAGTCGAAGCGAACCTGATCGGTCAAAACGGCGACATCCTGGCCGAGATTCATAAGAAGGTGAATCACCCAGCGATGATGCTGATCTTCGATGCCGGTAACCTCGTCTGCCAGGGCTACACGCCTGACGAAGTGTACGACCAGTACGTCGCCATGAAACCAGGCATGGGCTGGATGCACGTCAAAGACTACAAGATCACCAAGCCGGTCGGCGAAAAGGGACACATCGACGAAGACGCGCTCAAGAACTTCGTGCCGTCCGACCTGGGCGATAGTGCCTACGAACGCATCATGCGGGACTTCGCCTTGTCGATTCCGAAGTTGGAAAAGAAACTGAAGAAGCGCGGCATCCCAGGCGTCTTCTGCGACCTCGAACCACACGTCAAAGGTGGCGGCCAGTTCGGCGGCTTCAGCGGTCCCGATGGGTTCGGCGTTGCCCTGCGTGGCTTCTGCCGCGTCCTCGACTTCGCCGGCGTCGGCTACCACCTGCGCGACTTCGACGACGTCATCGCCGCTCGCGGTTTTTAA
- a CDS encoding nucleoside deaminase: MTPESLMQLAIDKCREGIAQGQTPFGCAIELDGQVIAVAHNTVWQTIDITAHAEINALREACQHTGHPLLKGAIVVTTCEPCPMCAAALHWARVDKVYFGATIADADAAGFSELDLPAETVIAAGGGSTILVPNLLRDECRELFDLWLQDDMRRLY, encoded by the coding sequence ATGACGCCGGAATCTTTGATGCAATTGGCGATCGACAAATGCCGCGAAGGCATCGCCCAAGGTCAGACGCCGTTTGGTTGTGCGATTGAGTTGGATGGCCAGGTGATTGCCGTCGCGCATAACACCGTCTGGCAAACGATCGACATAACGGCCCACGCCGAGATCAACGCCTTGCGAGAAGCGTGTCAGCACACGGGGCATCCGCTACTGAAGGGGGCTATTGTGGTTACGACCTGCGAGCCGTGTCCGATGTGCGCGGCGGCGCTGCACTGGGCTCGGGTCGACAAGGTGTACTTCGGCGCAACGATCGCCGATGCCGACGCGGCTGGGTTCAGCGAGTTGGACCTGCCGGCCGAAACGGTGATCGCCGCCGGCGGTGGTTCGACGATCCTGGTGCCTAATTTGTTGCGGGATGAATGCCGGGAATTGTTCGACCTGTGGCTGCAGGACGACATGCGGCGACTTTACTAA
- a CDS encoding HEAT repeat domain-containing protein: MNWFSRLLSLLAVSLGFGCDSGDTDKPKMLVGSYSGEGELPDGVMLHEGRSPDAPARVDRNPVLLQDAEEIRKTRETYQRELDQRYATAISQVKKGDWVFLEYIRALEAQSQKATADLQQIMNSSSLPAKSRTKAAEMFARLKDPCGEAFLLDSLNSSDAELRLAALNSLGQYELRTDFNSEGMSELVIGLLDDPDSRVVEVASRLCWTRKIPGAEGAMLAALESGKAESPAKLAENLAELATNRETVEAILPHVLQDSPEKYNWNAGYPFRNLLKNPEAAISGPIRKALYAYTLKFPQQRYDQSLVRDLAAAAGPDATDVLSDIQKNAKDPVSRMYATEALARLQPEQGVNLYLAFVDDNKWYGNISDDIAKYAKPGDFERISQRLLAMDKPWDGSVVLLCYDTFDEAGKKFIEQNQDRLDPVAQSVAYWKSQGIDLKVALADFHAAGIVSQMPDELLAEMAKPGPSGDGPKEIDFNNPYELIGALAFAEIVVMFDAESGQIPCDHAQLLFDFARASRGKFAPEAPVQFWLRKAEDDYDGPYIVQFISDGRLFRCGAENYGDWYDVQAVMNLANFTLTETGHAERFISLESSGQFVSLVFADPAKFFPLAEKYRIPLAEDASQAMQKGIEFEQRVRESSQ; the protein is encoded by the coding sequence ATGAATTGGTTCAGCCGGTTGTTGTCTCTGTTGGCCGTCAGTCTCGGGTTTGGCTGTGATAGTGGTGACACCGACAAGCCGAAGATGCTGGTGGGAAGTTACTCTGGCGAAGGGGAACTGCCCGATGGAGTGATGCTGCACGAGGGACGTTCGCCCGATGCCCCGGCCCGTGTTGATCGGAACCCAGTCCTTCTGCAGGATGCCGAAGAGATTCGTAAGACCCGCGAGACATACCAGCGCGAGCTCGATCAACGTTACGCCACGGCGATCTCTCAGGTGAAGAAGGGGGACTGGGTATTTCTCGAATACATACGTGCGCTGGAAGCCCAATCGCAGAAAGCCACGGCCGACCTTCAGCAGATCATGAATAGCTCGTCGCTGCCGGCCAAGTCACGGACGAAAGCGGCGGAGATGTTTGCTCGATTGAAAGATCCCTGTGGCGAAGCGTTTCTGCTTGATAGCCTGAATAGCTCGGATGCCGAACTTCGCTTGGCGGCTCTTAATAGCCTGGGGCAATACGAACTTCGTACCGACTTCAACAGCGAGGGGATGAGCGAACTTGTCATCGGGCTATTGGACGATCCCGATTCTCGAGTTGTCGAAGTCGCCTCGCGGCTATGTTGGACCCGCAAGATACCTGGGGCCGAGGGGGCGATGCTGGCGGCACTCGAGTCAGGCAAAGCCGAAAGCCCCGCTAAGCTTGCCGAGAACCTCGCTGAACTGGCAACGAACCGGGAAACGGTCGAGGCGATCTTGCCACACGTGCTGCAAGATTCGCCGGAAAAGTACAACTGGAACGCTGGGTATCCGTTTCGCAATTTGCTTAAGAATCCTGAGGCAGCGATATCCGGACCGATTCGTAAGGCACTTTACGCGTACACACTCAAGTTCCCGCAGCAGCGCTACGATCAATCGCTAGTTCGCGATCTCGCTGCGGCCGCCGGGCCCGATGCGACCGACGTCCTGTCCGACATCCAAAAGAATGCCAAAGATCCGGTTAGTCGAATGTACGCCACCGAAGCCTTGGCACGGCTACAGCCTGAGCAGGGAGTGAATCTCTATCTGGCGTTTGTCGATGATAATAAGTGGTATGGCAACATCTCGGATGACATTGCCAAGTATGCCAAGCCGGGCGATTTCGAGCGAATCTCGCAGCGGCTGCTGGCGATGGATAAGCCGTGGGACGGGTCGGTCGTTTTGCTGTGTTACGACACATTCGATGAAGCAGGAAAGAAGTTTATCGAGCAGAATCAAGATCGACTTGACCCTGTTGCCCAGTCGGTTGCTTACTGGAAATCGCAGGGAATCGATTTGAAAGTGGCGCTCGCCGACTTTCATGCTGCGGGCATTGTGAGTCAGATGCCCGACGAACTTCTGGCCGAGATGGCCAAGCCTGGTCCGAGTGGCGATGGCCCGAAAGAGATCGACTTCAACAATCCCTACGAGTTAATTGGAGCACTGGCCTTTGCTGAGATCGTGGTGATGTTCGATGCCGAATCGGGGCAGATTCCTTGTGACCATGCGCAGTTGCTGTTCGACTTCGCCCGCGCATCTCGCGGGAAGTTCGCCCCAGAGGCCCCGGTTCAGTTCTGGCTCCGTAAAGCAGAGGACGATTACGACGGTCCGTACATTGTCCAGTTCATTTCCGACGGGCGGCTCTTCCGCTGCGGGGCCGAGAACTACGGCGATTGGTACGATGTTCAGGCCGTGATGAACCTGGCCAACTTTACCTTGACTGAGACTGGCCATGCTGAGCGGTTTATCTCGCTGGAAAGTTCCGGGCAGTTTGTCAGCCTGGTGTTTGCCGATCCGGCCAAGTTCTTTCCATTAGCCGAAAAGTATCGTATCCCTCTGGCCGAGGACGCATCTCAGGCCATGCAGAAAGGGATCGAATTCGAACAGCGAGTGCGAGAAAGCTCCCAGTAA
- a CDS encoding alkaline phosphatase D family protein, producing MRSLPVALMVVSMVWGSATMAAAGPWQANGFKVGEVSDTTAVVWTRLTKNQDRIDRPGIEPLIYYQNSKTGKLLLKPDDGREDWIVENVDNSVANKDTVYTPVPKYPEGESPETVDGAVPGAPGQVRVLYQAKGSNQWQETPWETVDQEQDYTHSFRLKDLKPGTRYQVIVESQLEEGHIGAKLTGEFGTAPAASVEKPISFVVSTCQAYIHQDDREGGFKIYREMEKLHPDFFVQCGDFVYFDRMAKNLDLARWHFHRMFSLPFLRHFHQVVPCYYMKDDHDTWMDDCYPQMESVFMGTFTFEQGKQLFREQLPMSEQPYRTFRWGKDLQIWLVEGREFRSNNKDPDGPNKTIWGAEQMAWFKKSVSESDATFKILMSPTPIVGPDRDNKFDNHSNINWKHEGDIVRNFIAQQKNMFVVCGDRHWQFASKDLKTGIREFSCGPASDEHAGGWTNDEVRAEHHYLNVTGGFLGGFVENQDGKPTLTFRYYDVAGKPLYQETFTAK from the coding sequence GTGAGAAGCTTGCCAGTTGCCCTGATGGTTGTGTCGATGGTCTGGGGAAGTGCCACCATGGCCGCTGCTGGTCCGTGGCAGGCCAATGGATTCAAGGTCGGGGAAGTCTCGGATACGACTGCGGTTGTCTGGACTCGCCTGACCAAGAACCAGGATCGCATCGATCGCCCCGGTATCGAGCCGCTCATTTATTATCAAAACTCAAAGACCGGCAAGTTGCTGCTTAAACCTGACGACGGGCGGGAAGATTGGATCGTCGAAAACGTTGACAACAGCGTTGCCAACAAAGATACCGTTTACACCCCGGTACCGAAGTATCCCGAAGGGGAGTCGCCCGAGACGGTCGACGGCGCTGTGCCCGGTGCCCCAGGCCAGGTACGTGTTCTTTATCAGGCCAAGGGAAGCAACCAGTGGCAAGAGACCCCGTGGGAGACCGTCGATCAGGAGCAGGATTACACTCACTCGTTCCGCCTGAAAGATCTGAAGCCAGGCACACGCTACCAGGTGATCGTCGAATCGCAACTGGAAGAAGGCCATATCGGAGCGAAGCTCACTGGAGAGTTTGGCACGGCACCGGCGGCTTCCGTTGAGAAACCGATTTCGTTTGTAGTTTCCACCTGCCAGGCCTACATCCATCAAGACGACCGGGAAGGGGGCTTCAAAATCTATCGCGAGATGGAGAAGCTGCATCCCGACTTTTTCGTGCAGTGCGGCGACTTCGTTTACTTCGACCGAATGGCGAAGAACTTGGACCTGGCCCGCTGGCACTTTCATCGCATGTTCAGCCTGCCGTTTCTCCGCCACTTTCATCAGGTGGTGCCGTGTTACTACATGAAAGACGACCACGATACGTGGATGGACGACTGCTATCCACAGATGGAGTCGGTCTTCATGGGAACGTTTACGTTCGAGCAGGGGAAGCAACTGTTCCGGGAGCAATTGCCGATGAGCGAGCAACCCTATCGAACGTTTCGCTGGGGGAAGGACTTGCAGATTTGGCTGGTGGAAGGTCGTGAATTCCGCTCCAACAATAAGGATCCTGACGGCCCCAATAAAACGATCTGGGGAGCTGAGCAGATGGCATGGTTTAAGAAGTCGGTGAGCGAATCGGACGCGACGTTCAAGATCCTGATGTCGCCGACACCGATCGTCGGGCCTGATCGTGATAACAAGTTCGACAACCACTCCAACATCAATTGGAAGCACGAAGGGGACATCGTGCGGAACTTCATCGCCCAGCAGAAGAACATGTTCGTCGTTTGCGGTGATCGCCATTGGCAATTCGCTTCCAAGGACCTGAAGACCGGCATCCGCGAGTTCTCGTGCGGACCTGCTTCCGACGAGCACGCAGGCGGATGGACGAATGATGAGGTTCGCGCTGAGCATCATTACCTGAACGTCACTGGCGGATTTCTGGGAGGTTTCGTCGAAAATCAAGATGGCAAGCCGACGTTGACGTTTCGTTATTACGACGTAGCTGGGAAGCCGTTGTATCAGGAAACGTTTACGGCGAAGTGA
- the queF gene encoding preQ(1) synthase → MSEENRGLLETFENQHPNRDYEIEISVPEFTSVCPKTGQPDFGTIHITYIPEALCVELKSLKMYMQAYRNQGIFYENVTNVILNDLVECLQPRWMQVRAEFTPRGGISSTITVEHYSETPPDELTVI, encoded by the coding sequence GTGTCAGAAGAGAATCGCGGACTTCTCGAAACCTTCGAGAACCAGCACCCCAACCGAGATTACGAGATCGAAATCAGCGTGCCTGAGTTCACTTCGGTCTGCCCTAAGACCGGCCAGCCTGACTTCGGTACGATCCACATCACGTACATTCCTGAAGCTCTGTGCGTCGAACTGAAGAGCCTGAAAATGTACATGCAGGCCTACCGCAACCAGGGGATCTTCTACGAAAACGTGACCAACGTCATTCTCAACGACCTGGTCGAGTGCCTACAGCCACGCTGGATGCAAGTTCGGGCCGAGTTCACCCCACGCGGCGGCATTAGTTCGACGATCACGGTCGAGCACTACAGCGAAACGCCACCGGATGAATTAACGGTGATCTAA
- a CDS encoding 7-carboxy-7-deazaguanine synthase QueE produces the protein MRIAEIYRSIQGEGLLTGEPSTFVRASGCNLRCWFCDTPHASWNPEGEDLSVAEILGRIELLEVDKVVLTGGEPMLFAEMIPLCEGIRRSGRHITIETAGTLHLPLPCDLMSISPKLSNSAPDSQEFPRWHKRHEQTRDQPEVIQRLIDQFDYQFKFVIDKREDCDEVLTYLGRFPGILRDRVYVMPQGTEQAQLNAITQWLKPWSEEHGLQLCYRKQIEWFGFARGT, from the coding sequence GTGCGAATAGCGGAAATATATCGATCGATTCAAGGCGAAGGCCTACTGACCGGCGAGCCCAGTACGTTTGTCCGGGCCAGCGGCTGCAATCTGCGCTGCTGGTTCTGCGACACGCCGCACGCCTCTTGGAACCCCGAGGGGGAAGATCTTTCGGTTGCCGAGATCTTGGGGCGGATCGAGCTTCTGGAAGTCGACAAGGTCGTGCTCACCGGTGGCGAGCCGATGCTGTTTGCCGAGATGATTCCGCTGTGCGAAGGAATCCGACGATCGGGGCGGCATATTACGATCGAAACGGCCGGGACGCTGCATCTGCCGCTACCGTGCGATCTGATGTCGATCAGCCCGAAACTATCCAACTCAGCTCCTGATAGCCAGGAGTTTCCGCGTTGGCACAAACGACATGAACAGACGCGAGATCAGCCGGAGGTCATTCAGCGGCTGATCGACCAGTTTGATTACCAGTTCAAGTTTGTGATCGATAAGCGGGAAGACTGCGACGAGGTACTGACCTACTTGGGGCGATTCCCCGGCATTCTCCGAGACCGCGTCTATGTCATGCCGCAAGGGACCGAACAGGCTCAACTGAACGCGATCACCCAGTGGCTCAAGCCGTGGTCGGAAGAGCACGGCTTGCAACTGTGTTACCGCAAGCAAATCGAGTGGTTTGGATTTGCTCGCGGGACTTAG
- a CDS encoding FHA domain-containing protein — protein MVQNNVATRSKRESRLLGKSTSPLVLKIEGTERDGQIIRVHAPKCLIGSSADCQLRLIAADVQPKHCVIYRGAGGMIVKSWTRDTRVNGDTISEAWLRIGDRLSLGSLSFEVLADDQPESAGVTQSVPTQAPSQKKLRKRTNRRIRNLLNVVREHKDSFSVLQTKLDETQQLVDSLLAREADANDASQSSPVESSEVRIERRKRHNQRARLLIGHVRDLIHSNNKIQSELHEQLEIKQNQVNEIRRELTTNADATEAQRARHRRLEADLQESEGLIAHLKEQASELQSREERLRERWISTRKLGKSRVKSILTHLRDMRDQLLQQDDLANDQEEEGASRLTKLRLAYDDASRELHESRDSLKDAESELAWTQQELEQRQQHAEELGHTIAELKQQLTDAQNVQPGGITDEEIALHESQLKQVREELEDATFRGDDLKLQLEELRQQNLELHQTINQQKEIEENWKNQLDTARQQCLDIRRQLEDERRLADLHGREKEPEPTDEEASAMDHLRSMGILRETPSMPDDSSYEDTEYSDETPVVNPVTGLSSFPDFKFPEEEESQEPEVDSSSYECASNTSDEPSKPSASSDDDVSIDDYMQSLLARMRAKSGEPEPAPQKQAAKEVAVAKPEPKKEPEPVRPITREEFVPSRYAPEQTSDIRKLRELANETAKAAIDSATINRWEALCKSKLFVSMLALATGFFLHYYSASFLSISFAGACLAYVVTVFWWLQSAVIYQHVKNHRRERMEKRFNDEIINPHGLAHAADHSDEDEA, from the coding sequence ATGGTCCAGAACAACGTCGCCACCCGATCGAAACGCGAATCACGACTTCTCGGAAAGTCGACCTCGCCGCTGGTATTAAAGATTGAAGGTACCGAACGCGATGGCCAGATCATTCGTGTTCATGCGCCCAAATGCCTGATCGGATCGTCCGCGGATTGCCAACTGCGTCTGATCGCGGCCGATGTCCAGCCGAAGCACTGCGTTATCTATCGCGGTGCCGGCGGCATGATCGTGAAATCATGGACCCGCGACACACGCGTCAACGGCGACACGATCAGCGAGGCATGGCTGCGCATCGGCGATCGGCTGAGCCTGGGAAGCCTAAGCTTTGAAGTCCTCGCCGACGATCAGCCGGAATCGGCTGGCGTCACCCAATCGGTTCCGACTCAAGCTCCCTCGCAAAAAAAACTACGCAAACGCACCAACCGCCGGATTCGTAATCTGCTCAATGTGGTCCGCGAGCACAAGGATTCGTTCAGCGTCCTGCAAACCAAGCTCGACGAAACGCAGCAACTGGTCGACTCGCTGCTGGCCCGCGAAGCTGACGCCAACGATGCCTCCCAGAGTTCACCGGTCGAATCGTCGGAAGTGCGTATCGAGCGGCGCAAACGGCACAACCAACGTGCGCGTCTTCTGATCGGTCATGTTCGCGATTTGATCCATAGCAACAACAAGATCCAGTCCGAACTGCACGAACAACTCGAGATCAAACAGAACCAGGTCAACGAAATTCGTCGTGAGCTGACAACCAACGCGGATGCTACCGAAGCGCAGCGAGCACGACACCGTCGACTTGAAGCCGATCTGCAAGAGTCGGAAGGATTGATCGCCCACCTGAAGGAACAGGCCAGCGAACTTCAATCGCGTGAAGAACGTCTTCGCGAGCGTTGGATCTCGACCCGCAAGCTCGGCAAGTCCCGCGTCAAGTCGATTCTTACGCACTTACGCGACATGCGTGATCAGCTCTTACAGCAGGATGACCTGGCGAACGACCAAGAAGAAGAGGGAGCATCGCGACTGACCAAGTTGCGGCTGGCTTATGACGATGCCTCGCGAGAACTGCACGAGAGTCGGGATTCGCTCAAAGATGCCGAAAGCGAACTGGCCTGGACCCAGCAGGAACTGGAACAGCGGCAGCAGCACGCCGAAGAACTGGGTCATACGATCGCCGAATTGAAACAACAACTGACCGACGCCCAGAACGTTCAACCTGGCGGCATAACCGACGAAGAGATTGCTCTCCACGAGTCGCAGCTGAAGCAAGTGCGCGAAGAGCTGGAAGACGCCACGTTCCGCGGTGACGACCTGAAGCTTCAACTGGAAGAACTGCGACAGCAAAACCTCGAACTGCACCAGACGATCAACCAGCAAAAAGAAATCGAAGAGAACTGGAAGAACCAGTTGGATACAGCCCGGCAACAGTGCCTGGACATCCGTCGCCAACTGGAGGATGAGAGACGTCTGGCTGATCTGCATGGACGTGAAAAGGAACCGGAACCAACCGATGAAGAAGCGTCGGCCATGGATCACCTGCGGTCGATGGGCATTCTCCGCGAAACGCCATCGATGCCTGACGATTCCTCGTACGAAGACACCGAATACTCCGACGAAACGCCAGTGGTGAACCCGGTTACCGGCCTGAGCAGCTTCCCCGACTTCAAATTCCCAGAGGAAGAGGAATCTCAGGAGCCGGAAGTCGATTCATCATCGTACGAATGCGCTTCTAACACTTCGGACGAACCATCCAAGCCGTCCGCCAGCAGCGACGACGACGTCTCGATCGATGACTATATGCAAAGCCTCTTGGCTCGTATGCGAGCGAAGTCCGGTGAACCGGAACCCGCCCCGCAAAAGCAAGCGGCTAAGGAAGTAGCCGTCGCCAAGCCGGAACCGAAGAAAGAGCCAGAGCCTGTCCGACCGATTACGCGGGAAGAATTCGTCCCATCTCGGTATGCGCCGGAACAGACGTCCGATATTCGCAAATTGCGTGAACTGGCCAACGAGACGGCCAAAGCGGCGATCGATTCGGCAACGATCAACCGCTGGGAAGCGTTGTGCAAATCGAAACTGTTCGTCTCGATGCTGGCCCTGGCCACCGGCTTCTTCCTGCATTACTACTCGGCAAGCTTCCTCAGCATCTCCTTCGCTGGGGCGTGCCTGGCCTATGTGGTCACCGTCTTCTGGTGGCTGCAGTCGGCAGTGATCTACCAGCACGTGAAGAACCATCGCCGCGAACGCATGGAAAAGCGTTTCAATGATGAAATCATCAACCCGCACGGTCTGGCGCATGCAGCCGATCACAGCGACGAAGACGAAGCCTAA
- a CDS encoding TraR/DksA family transcriptional regulator, whose protein sequence is MARSRDEFISKMKEILLRRRDALRKALAGDLSLLKELEQTSGDVVDFALDSVQDELSSQLAEVESRELASIDTALEQIKAGKYGECEGCSATIPIARLQALPYATLCIKCQRELEELGPDGVSWAQTDDTQAVN, encoded by the coding sequence ATGGCACGGTCAAGAGACGAATTTATCAGCAAGATGAAGGAGATTCTCCTTCGCCGTCGCGATGCCCTGCGTAAGGCTCTCGCCGGGGACTTGAGTCTGTTGAAAGAACTCGAACAGACTTCGGGCGACGTCGTCGACTTCGCACTCGATTCGGTACAAGACGAACTCAGTTCGCAGCTGGCCGAAGTCGAAAGCCGCGAGTTGGCGAGTATCGACACCGCTCTCGAACAAATCAAAGCCGGCAAGTATGGGGAATGCGAAGGCTGTAGCGCCACCATTCCAATCGCTCGCTTGCAGGCTCTTCCTTACGCTACGTTGTGCATCAAGTGCCAACGCGAATTGGAAGAACTCGGCCCCGATGGAGTCAGTTGGGCTCAAACCGACGACACCCAAGCCGTTAACTAA
- a CDS encoding S1C family serine protease: MRSFLALLLVLLVTGLCVGQDLQFVSANRAAQREEILAEADFLQRELNHLKRVVRYVRPSIVHIETTMAGNGFSKSSEVDEAGAGIIFKHEKSFFVLTNRHVINQAPLERIRIYLEDGRQIRAKRVLTDRDTDVAVVEVDSDRLIPAEVGDSSQVEVGEKVFAVGSPFGLSQTVTYGIISAVGRRNLQLGRQGLKLQNFFQTDAAINPGNSGGPLINLRGEVIGLNTAIASNSGGNDGIGFAIPIHAALGVAEQLIEKGQVARAFFGVRMDADFDATGAKEIGLFRARGAKVSGVTPGSPAEAAMIQVGDVITKFYGQEVEDDLQLINIVSLCPLDEDIRFEIYRDGKFVEKTVRLAARNRFEN, translated from the coding sequence ATGCGATCTTTCCTTGCTCTCTTGCTCGTGCTTCTGGTCACTGGCCTTTGCGTCGGACAGGATCTTCAATTCGTATCCGCCAATCGCGCGGCACAGCGGGAAGAGATTCTGGCGGAAGCAGACTTTCTGCAGCGTGAACTCAACCACCTGAAGCGGGTTGTCCGATACGTGCGTCCTTCGATCGTGCATATTGAAACAACAATGGCCGGCAACGGGTTCTCGAAGTCGAGCGAAGTCGACGAGGCTGGGGCAGGGATCATCTTCAAGCACGAGAAGAGCTTCTTCGTGCTGACCAATCGCCACGTGATTAACCAGGCTCCCCTTGAGCGAATTCGGATCTACCTGGAAGATGGTCGCCAGATACGTGCCAAGCGGGTACTGACCGATCGTGATACCGATGTCGCCGTGGTGGAAGTCGATTCCGATCGCTTGATTCCGGCCGAAGTGGGGGACAGTTCCCAGGTGGAAGTTGGCGAGAAGGTTTTCGCCGTTGGAAGTCCATTTGGCCTCAGCCAAACGGTCACTTACGGCATCATCAGCGCCGTGGGACGACGGAATCTGCAGCTCGGTCGACAGGGTTTGAAGCTACAGAATTTCTTCCAGACTGATGCCGCCATCAACCCCGGTAATAGCGGTGGACCACTGATTAATCTTCGCGGGGAAGTGATCGGGCTGAACACGGCCATCGCCAGCAACTCCGGCGGGAACGATGGAATTGGTTTCGCGATTCCGATTCATGCGGCTTTGGGCGTCGCGGAACAATTGATCGAAAAAGGTCAGGTGGCTCGGGCGTTCTTTGGTGTTCGTATGGACGCCGACTTCGACGCGACTGGCGCGAAAGAGATTGGTCTGTTCCGTGCTCGCGGAGCCAAGGTTAGTGGCGTTACGCCGGGCTCGCCAGCGGAAGCCGCGATGATTCAAGTTGGCGACGTGATTACCAAGTTCTACGGCCAGGAAGTGGAAGATGACTTGCAACTGATCAATATTGTCAGCCTGTGCCCGCTGGACGAAGACATCCGCTTCGAGATTTATCGCGACGGCAAGTTCGTCGAAAAGACCGTCCGCCTGGCTGCACGGAATCGGTTTGAGAACTAG
- a CDS encoding nucleoside hydrolase, with amino-acid sequence MSRKVIIDCDPGIDDAVALMIALFDPRLDVIAVTSTAGNVNADQAYTNLQALVECLDPPRRPRIAMGPGPRLAPPVDSTFLHGSDGLAEIHLNVAKLHQTHSAEKLISDEVRAYPEEVTILCLGPMTNVANCLQRDPTFASQVGQIIIMGGSVHGIGNVTPCAEFNCHFDAESARRVLHSKTTKTLVPLDITSQVTFAIDLLDHIPKQESRVTNLLNQILPFSFRSHRRHLAQEGICLNDAVALVALLQPELFESVPMAGDVETQGDLTLGATIFDQRTVKTWTPNMEVMTSVDAAGVKDCIIRGLIQAVKETAE; translated from the coding sequence ATGTCCAGGAAGGTCATTATCGACTGTGATCCCGGCATCGATGACGCCGTCGCGCTCATGATCGCCCTCTTTGATCCGCGTCTGGATGTCATTGCGGTCACCTCTACCGCCGGCAACGTCAACGCCGATCAGGCCTACACCAACCTGCAAGCTCTTGTCGAGTGCTTGGACCCGCCACGACGTCCCCGCATCGCTATGGGGCCGGGTCCACGACTCGCCCCGCCGGTCGATTCAACCTTTTTGCACGGAAGTGATGGGCTGGCCGAAATCCACTTGAACGTCGCCAAGCTGCATCAAACACATTCGGCCGAAAAACTGATTAGCGACGAAGTCCGAGCTTACCCCGAAGAGGTCACCATCCTTTGCCTCGGGCCGATGACGAACGTGGCGAACTGCCTACAGCGTGATCCCACATTTGCCTCGCAGGTCGGACAAATCATCATCATGGGAGGTTCGGTCCATGGCATCGGCAACGTAACCCCCTGTGCCGAGTTCAACTGCCACTTCGATGCGGAAAGTGCCCGCCGCGTGCTGCACTCGAAGACGACCAAAACGTTGGTCCCGCTCGATATTACCAGCCAGGTCACCTTCGCCATCGACCTGTTGGATCACATTCCCAAGCAGGAATCGCGGGTCACGAATCTGCTGAATCAGATCCTGCCGTTCTCGTTCCGCTCGCATCGACGCCACCTGGCCCAGGAAGGCATCTGCCTGAACGACGCCGTCGCATTGGTTGCCCTGCTGCAGCCAGAATTGTTCGAGTCGGTTCCCATGGCCGGCGACGTGGAAACGCAAGGCGACCTGACGCTCGGCGCGACGATCTTCGATCAGCGAACGGTAAAGACCTGGACGCCCAATATGGAAGTGATGACCAGCGTCGACGCCGCTGGCGTGAAAGACTGTATCATTCGAGGGCTCATTCAAGCCGTCAAAGAAACGGCTGAATAA